In Lycium ferocissimum isolate CSIRO_LF1 chromosome 7, AGI_CSIRO_Lferr_CH_V1, whole genome shotgun sequence, the sequence TTGTACTTGTATACTGCACTGCCGGTATCTCTGGTAATATACTATGTCCATAATACTTTTTTCCGAGACGGATCTAGAATTTTGAGTTAGTTAAAATtgagtgcaaaaaaaaaaaaaaaaggagaaacagTAGTACCGGTACGGGGTACATTAGCACTTGCTATATCTTAAACGTGTATATGACATTTTAGCATGTTATTATGagtaaaagggaaaattttaagGTTAACTCActacaaaataaatactacTGTAGGAATCAGCAACGGGCAACTTTTGCTACTAAACAACAAAATGTATCTCtaatcttgtttatcgatggATTAGTATGTTAGATACAAGTTACTTAGCGTCGGATTAACGAAAATTTAgtacttttttttcccttttttgttgTGAAAGAGATTTTTTAAATATAGTAATGTGCGTTCTATTATGTGGCCGATTTGGAATATATGGTCCAAACGAGCGTTTGGACATATATTTggttgaaatttttaaaataagcgGTGGTTTTgtagttgaagttaaaaaatgGTATAGAGAAGTTGAATTTGTGTTTGAACATACATTTCACTAGATAAAAAGTTACGTGAAATTTTGTGAGTGATTGCTTTTTACTGAATCCCTTTTTCTAAAACAAAAAAGGTAAAACTTTTTATGTCCAAACAGCTACTTAAATTTCATATGAACTCTAACATAGAatcttaaaaaaatcaaatattcatattccaaaactacgtaaaaagtattGTGAATCAACTTACTTTGGTGGTTTTTTGACTATTTTTTGGTGTGTTGTAGGTGGACATATTAACCCAGCAGTGACATTCGGGTTATTCTTAGCAAGGAAGGTGTCATTAGTAAGGGCAGTGGGATATATAATTGCACAATCATTAGGTGCAATTTGTGGAGTTGGTTTTGTGAAGGCATTCATGAAGCACTATTACAACACATTAGGTGGTGGTGCTAACTTTGTTCAATCTGGTTACAACAATGGTACTGCTTTGGGTGCTGAGATAATTGGAACTTTTGTTCTTGTTTACACTGTTTTCTCTGCCACTGACCCTAAAAGAAGTGCCCGTGACTCTCATATCCCTGTAAGTACCTTAACATGAGccaatttttgtaaaatattcGAGTGTTTTAGTAGTGATATGAATTGGAATTTTGTATACTGATTTTTACTTGGATGTTGATGATAGGTGTTGGCTCCTTTGCCAATTGGATTTGCTGTATTCATGGTTCATTTGGCTACTATTCCTATTACTGGAACTGGTATCAACCCTGCTAGGAGCTTTGGAGCTGCTGTTATTTACAACAATAAAAAAGTCTGGGATGACCATGTGAGTTCTTTACTGTTGAAATAGTACTGTTTCTGTGTTTGGTCTAACGGAAGTTATTTTCAGGAAATACATTGTTGAAAATGACatatttttcaggaaaatatATTCGGTGTTTACTTGAAAGAGTAAAATATTCTCtgaaaaagaataattaaaaatcTGATTAATAATATTTGCAAAACCAAATATACTTTTGAATACCAGTAAATATGAAGTTAAAAGTTCAGATAATTGTGAACGAAAATGACTTTCTCTACAAAAGCGCCAAGTCTGGTGAAAAATGTTTACCCCAACACCAGAAATACTTTATTTCCTCGAAACCATTTTccgaaaaaatattttgacatgcCAAACACACCCTTTCTGTTAACGTTTGTAACCAGTAAAATAATGTAGTTAGAGCTGATATAATTGGGGACCTTTACACAAATAGGTGGCTGGATGCacagttatacacatattatacatggattacataatcatatacattcGTCTTAGTTTAACCTGTTGGGTTAACGGCTATGTATGTTAATTCTTCGTGTAATAATTGTGTGTTAAATGTGGTGCAGTGGATCTTTTGGGTTGGACCAATGGTGGGAGCATTGGCAGCAGCAGCATATCACCAATATATATTGAGAGCTGCAGCAATTAAGGCCTTGGGTTCATTCCGTAGCAACGCCACCAACTAAACAACCCTAGCTTGCAACCACAACCAGAAGAAACAGAGAAGAACAGAGAAAAAAAGGATTGCATTAATCTGGCCCAGAtttgttcttttgtttatttattcaatttattCTATGTGTGTGTGAGGAACGTATGGAActctttttttactttatattaTGTATTGCTTATGATAGTTTAATTTAGCCTCggatgtgtatttatttgtataaTTAGTAGTGTTGGTAATGTTACGTTATTCCTTTTAATCTCTTAATATAAATCTAGTTGGACTTGGATCCTACGtacttttatataataaaataataatatcatTTCAAATGTATTTAAAAGCGAGTACTTACGTATCTATAATCAGTAAAATTAGTTatctcaaaaaacaaaaacaaaaaaacaataaCCTTGCATGTTAAATTGCTCTAGTATCTCTAGCGCAGTGTAACAAAATGTACCTTGGGCACTTTATGTTTCAGATTTTAACTCTTTTAGCTATCCGGTTAAAAAACTTTCACCCAGATCATAAGTCATCGATGTGTACTCAATATGTAACCAGTGAATAATCAGCGATTAGTGCAGCTAAAATAACAAGTATATAATCAATGTATACTAATTAGTAAAACTTACAAAGGCTTAATGCTAGCCCCTAAATTTGTCCCTTTTCCATTTTGACACCTTAATTAAgtattgttcctattgaacccctgaactcgtccttaagtgtgtctatcaaactcTCTAAAtgtgatttttattagaagcaaaaaataaattgtggTAATGAAGGTAAAGTAATAGTTTAGACGTGTGGTAAGTTATTTTTTAAGTCATTGATGTGTCGGTTTTCTCCGTTTGATTGATTAACTCTTTGTTTTCACAGCTAATTAAGAACTTTCTTTTTTCCCCTGCTAAAAAAAATGgtataattaaattagaatatatattagcatgttcTAAGCATTGAAGATAATATCTATGTATGTCGATTGTGTTTGATAATGACACAGGGATGACGAGTTCGTAAGTTCGGTAACAAGAGAATAAGTTGAGATagacaaaatgaaaaaaaagaaaagttctgGGATTGCATATGATTAAGCCacttataaaaatgaaaaattaaaggttagtgcttttttttttttttttttctggggaGCGAGGGGCCGCGGcggggggggagggggaaaCCCCTTTATCTTTCTTAATTATTGCAACCATCCACATGCATGATGCCACGTGTCTCCACTAAGAAAGGAAGATGCTTCTCTATGTTGTGGGCTTTGTACTTGGACCCTCATACCATAGGTGGTTCTGGAAAGGTCTGAAACTTATTGCAGGGATTGCTTGACAATTGACAAGTGCCTGCCCTTTTTTAGGCTATGAAGGCCAGCAGCAGGTCTAAGTGAACGGATAAAGCAAAGCAACACTGtaatataaagggtaaaaaccacAATACAATTGATTACATAAAGGACAAGAAACGGTAAAGAAATGAGAATTGTAAAGATGACAGGGACAAAAAAGCCACTCTGGAATACACATTTCATGTGAGGTGAGAGGTCATCCTTTGGCCTCAAATGGAAAGAGCAACTAACAatagtgaaaaagaaaaatatgtgaGGGAATGGATAACcagaaatttccctttttttaaacaGCAATGCTGTAGATAAATCGTGCGTACTTAGCAATTTTACGTGGCATTTGTTACCTTTCGTCAGTACAAATATCGTGGAAGTTATAGCTCTATATAGCAACAGGAAACGTGAAGAGGAACATGCTTAAATTTTAActtcggaaaaggctcaaatatctTATCCAATCGGAAATATTTCATTTCCACAATAGTTTGgtactcatttatgtcatcaaaCTATAGGAAACGACTCATTTACGCCATCAACTATGTAAACTTCATTTacgccactcatcaatagtttgacttatTTATGTCATTACTttcgttaccaaaatgactcatccatgcaatttttcattaacgccgattttataatacaagctatgacacgtggcctctaATTAGAagtctacgtcgtttaattaaaccaccaattttaaatatcaaattaagaaaaaaaaatccgaccatACACCCcgcccacccacaaccataatctattggaggccacgtgtgtcatatatggtattgtaaaagcCTTTTAATGAAAtgtggcatggatgagtcattttatTAACAATTGACGTAAATAAACTATCATTATTGATAATGGCGATAAATGTAGCCTCATTTCATATAGTTGATGgaataaatgagtcattttacATAGTtagatggcataaatgagccaaactattgatgtgGCATAAATAGTCATTTCGATATTCGATTTTaagatattttcttttttcttttaactttgGCCTTAAAATTCAAAGCTAGAAGTTGATGTGACAATTCATTATTTATAAGGTCAATTGAACAAATGCCCAGCAGACATGAGTGTACAACTACTCCTACAACTCCACAGTTATTTCAGACACGAGTACAACTATTCCAATTAAATCATAATATCAGTAGTTCTATACAACAATTAGTTCATCTAATTTTCATTAAAGCATAATCTTTTATGGTTGCAGGAAAAACGAACTGGAGTACATGAAATGTGATTTTACCATAAAAGAATCAAAAGACGTCTTGGTGTAGTAAGCCATAGCCCATATGGCCCAAATCATAGATGAGCTCTGGCATGCCTTTCATTTGAAATCACTTCCATTAAAAATGggacaatttgcacgattgacctattttgggatggtctttaatttttatccatcAAATTGGAatactttaatttttgtccctcaccAAAAAGCTAGATGAAAATATcccgagattctgggttcgaacttcatctctgacaaaaaaaaaaaaattacaaggcaAACGTTgcgattttctttttcttttactgagttgggattcgaacccagaacctcgagaTGTTTTCGGCCACTTTAttttttaggcgaaggacaacTATTAAAGACCcgcaatttgaaggacaaaaattaaagaccagcgcctttgaagccaatccgcacaaaaaatgttaaaaatgtCAAATACATATTCTAGGAGAGTGAAGGTgacaattcataatttcaaagtttgaaaattaatgttttttttagTATGTTGAATATATCTCAGTTTATCTTTCAAGGTGTAGAATAGTTTATCAACGTTTCCGTTAATTTGGAGATTCTAGAAAAGTGAAAATGACAAATGCATAGTTGACTTCAAAGTCATGCACATTACCCCATTCAAAGTTCAAAAGTTTTAATAGCAATTGCAATTTTATTCAACATGAAACATATTTCAATTTGCTTCTCGAAGTGTATAAAAATCAATAACTTATTGCTTTAAATAGATAGATAATTAACTCTACACATAAAAATTTTCCAGGTTTAGTAATGGTGAAAAGGACAATAATCCCATTCCCGTTAAAACAATAGCATTtcatataatagaaataaaaaacaaaattacgAAAGAATTTTCGACTATTAGATTACTCATCGAAGGACGGTTTTATCTCTATTTTAGGAAGTAGCATCAAATGTAGGAGAACTATTTCTTTTTACAACATAATGTTTATTTAAGAGATCTGAAAATAATCAATCAAGAGATTTTACAAGGTcattttaattctatttaaaTTGCAACGTATccaattaatccatttccacaACTAGTCAAATGTTgaaaaggaccaaactgcaaaacTTAACTAATTACAAGGACCAAATAGCAAAAATTAACTCATTAACAAGGACCAACGTGGCTCTCAAGTCTTCAACCATTAACAAGTATAACAACACCCTCTTACGACGCCGTTTAACTCAAATCCCCCAAAACCCTAACTCAACAAAAACCCTAGCCGTGATAACAGTCCTAAGACTAACGAACAACTCCATTTTTCCCTCAATCTGAAAGCTTATACACATTAACAATGGCAGGTGGAAGATTCAGAGAACTATTGAAGAAATACGGAAAGGTAGCATTAGGCGTTCACTTTTCCGTTTCAGCAGCTTCAATTACAGGCCTTTATGTTGCCGTTAAAAACAACGTAGATGTTGAAGAAATGCTCGAAAAAATCGgtttatcaaaagaaaaagaagtagaAGGAAATGATAAAATTACCAATTTACCCTCAGTTGATGGTTTTATTACCGAAGAACCTTTTAATCGTGACGGTGACGTGGCGCCGGTGCCGGTGAAGAAGAGGAATCGTACGGCTGAGATGGCGGCGTCGAGTGGCGGCGCGTTAGCTGTGGCGTTGTTGCTTAATAAGGCGCTTTTTCCGGTTAGGGTTCCGATAACCCTAGGTCTTACACCACCGATTGCTAGGTTTCTTGCAAGGCGAAGAATTATCAATAACAGTGTatgaattaatataatttttgttatgtttctttgttttttgaATAATGTGAATCtctctgtttactgtattttgATTTCCCTTACATTGTCATGAATTAGTAAAACATGAGATAAATTGACAAATTAGAGGGTATCTGGGAGATTTTACAAGTCTTAAAAATTTGATCTTTGTTTGTAAGGAGAAAAAAGTCATAGATATATGCAATTGACAGTTCTatactttttttgaatttcaattgAAGTAATCGTTTTTGCTTTCTGAATTTATTGTTGCAATACTGCATTGAAACAAATTTTATCCTAGCATATAGATGCTGTTTGTGGCAGTCATGTCATGAACATTACCAATTAAGTTGTTGTTGCAAGATGTAGCTCAATAGCTAAGACATCAAGCTTGACAACAATTATCTAGAGCGCACTTCTTTGGAACAAATCCCTTAATTCAACTTCTAACATCCAAAATTCATGTATTTGGCAATCCTTCATGATTTCATGCTTACATTTGAAATTTGACCTGCCCCCTTTACCGTCTTGTTAAGAGTTCATGCTGCGCCATCACTTGTCCATCTTATTGTTTGATAAATGTGCTTATTAGTGCAGTCACTGCTTAGTGGAGATGATAATTATAGATAGGGAAATGCTTGTTGCAGTTTAGGCAGTGATCTCAACTTAGGGGCGAAAAAGAGGTGAGGAAACGCTTTAGACCCAACGATTTGCAACATTTCATGAACCTTGTGGAATTATTAGTCAACGATTGATTAGTGCAACAGAAATCAGAACTATTCATAGCCTCAAATGTTGTTTGTCTGTATATTCAGCCTGATTCAACCGAAAACTGAACCTCTGTATTGGTGCACTCATTTTTGAAATAGTGAGTGAATCACCATTGTTACTCGGTACCTGTGCTGGTGGGAAAATAAATCTAGGTGACACAAGTTGACCTTGGACACCACCTTTTCATGAAAGAAGAGACGGTGAACTGCTTTGATAATAAATGACCGCCATTCTACTTTTTGACGTGTTTTATAAATGGAAAAGTATCTCGAACCAATGTAGCTATTGACTTCTCTAGACCAGCAGTTTACCTGCTGAACTGAATTAAAGTTATCTAGATTTATCTATTGACACGACAATCTTGGAGGCACTGGATTGTCTCCTTTGGTCCTTCAAGATCTGTTATGAACTCAATTCACATGTAGAGCTAGCTTGGTCAAGCAATGCATGCCATCCAAAAGAAATTCCAGAAGCACGATAATAAGTGAAATAagtcattttcattcttcaccACGTACCATAATTGTTTGCTTGTGTGACCTAACAATCAATGGAACTGGTATGGGTCATCGGGAGAATAGATTTCACATCCTAATAGAGGCAAAACAGCTAACAATTTATTCTCATCCTGGTCCAGGCCATAGGCTGAATAGAGGTAAAACAACTTAGGACTTTTTCTCATCCTGGTCCAGACCATGGTGGATGTAGGTATCGGATATCTATGTTGGTAGAAGGAAACAAGTCCCCAGTGAATAAGTTGAGGTGCATGCAATTTGATTCAGCCATCCAGTTATAATTGCCAATTTTGAAAGTGAACCATTAAAGAATTCACATCTCAGAATGGACAAGAATGTGTTGATACCTGTACTAACGGGACGTAACCATTAGCCGATCTTCGATGCATGTGCTATATGTGGGTTTTGTCCACCTTCACTTATCATTTGATGTTATTCCTTTGCATATTATACGTTGGCACAGTGATTAATTAGCTATTCTTCTACACAGAAATCATTGAAAAGCAAATTAAAAGATTAAGCATTTGTGAAGTGTAAGATGCGGAGTCATTCAGAGAGACGGCTGTAAAGATGAAAAACATGCCTCAAGAACGAACCATCTGGCTGATCTTATTCTGTTAACACGCAAAATAACAGTTTCAAGTGTTAACAAGGGACTTAAGACATCGCAAACCCAGCTCGTTCAAGTAATCGCTGGAACAAACGACATACAAATGCCTCTAGTACCAAATGCAAAGAATAACACAAACCACCTCTGCGCGTGCTCTGTATGATTCATGTTATTTTCCATCGCTAACCACTCTTTGCCCCGGCAACCACAAGAAATGGCATTTTCCATCGCTAACCACTCTTTGCCCCGGCAACCACAAGAAATGGCGATAAGCTTGAAATTTGACATACAAAATTCATTGTTCTTATGTCAATTGTTCAAGGGGCTGGATGAATGGATGAACGGGCTATGAAAGAAATACACTAGCATTATTGGACAAAGAAACTCCCTGTTAGCCATCCAATTCTTCATGCCTTGCAAAACTAGCATAGCAGTCTACACCAAAATCAGAattgaaggtttaatgaattaatgaTAAAGACACGTACAATTAGCTTGTAAAAGAATCACTCTCTAAGAATCAAAATGTTTTTACAGAATTCTCCAAACAGAGAATTTGAGTTCAACTAACGACCTCACCAATCATtcaggaaaaacaaaaaagttttcACTAGTAAACTGCCTCCCCAAATTTGGAGGGGACTACAACAACGATGAAAGTTAATAGGCAAGGACAAACAAATAGCCACCAAACACAACCTACTCCTTCCTAATCACCTGTGTTAGTTAAAGAAATGTTACAGTATAGCAGTAATCCCTGCATTTTGTCCTACGCACAAATGACATTGCCCAGCTATCAGCCATTGTAACTATCAAATCATATCCCAAACAGAAGTACACCAAAATAAGAAACCATCAAATGTCTTTGACATTCGAAAATGTTTTTAGGGCTGACCTTGCTGGACTGAACAATGATATACACCAAATGCTTCAAGATCTCTACTACAATTGGTGGAGATGCTTGAACTCCTCACACTCCACTCCTATTTCTTTCAGAGCCAAGAAAAGTTTCGGTACAATCTTAGCCAGCATTAGCTTGAAACCAACTGAATTTGAATTAGCGCTGTTGTTACTGCTTACGGAAGCATCTTTTCTGAGAGAGCCAATAAGGAATCCTTTCATATAAGTGTCACAGGCCTTGAGGATGTAGTAACCACGCATTCTAAAGTGTTCTCTGATAAGCTCTTCAAAATCCTATTTCAATCCAATGTTTTAGAACAAGTTACTATCAAATTTATCAGTTAACAAGAATGAATTGTTTTATCACTAAACCATAGTGCCAAAGGTGATCAATACCAAACAAGTTTACAAACAAACAAGAAGGAGCAAGAAACAACAAATGCTCGCCATCCTTTGTTCCTagtattcattattttattttttaaaaaaaggtaggTTCCATGACCTATTTTTCCTCTGAGATAGCCGCCTTCTTATTTATCTGTCCATATTTTGTATCCTATTATTATGTTCGATCTAGAAATTTATTATGAGTTGCTGACAGTAAAGACATCGACTGCCTGCTTAATCTGGAAGTATTGAGAAGGAAATTGGCGGATCAGAAGCCTATACCATTATTTGACGGAGTAACATTACCTAGTCAAACTACTATTATCACTGTTGCAGTTTTACTAGCCCAGTAAACGTAACATACACATGTTTCAACAACACCAAGAG encodes:
- the LOC132065169 gene encoding aquaporin PIP2-7; translated protein: MSKEVIEEGQVHQQHGKDYVDPPPAPLLDFAELKLWSFYRALIAEFIATLLFLYVTVATVIGHKKLNGVDKCDGVGLLGIAWAFGGMIFVLVYCTAGISGGHINPAVTFGLFLARKVSLVRAVGYIIAQSLGAICGVGFVKAFMKHYYNTLGGGANFVQSGYNNGTALGAEIIGTFVLVYTVFSATDPKRSARDSHIPVLAPLPIGFAVFMVHLATIPITGTGINPARSFGAAVIYNNKKVWDDHWIFWVGPMVGALAAAAYHQYILRAAAIKALGSFRSNATN
- the LOC132065171 gene encoding uncharacterized protein LOC132065171 gives rise to the protein MAGGRFRELLKKYGKVALGVHFSVSAASITGLYVAVKNNVDVEEMLEKIGLSKEKEVEGNDKITNLPSVDGFITEEPFNRDGDVAPVPVKKRNRTAEMAASSGGALAVALLLNKALFPVRVPITLGLTPPIARFLARRRIINNSV